One Tolypothrix bouteillei VB521301 DNA window includes the following coding sequences:
- a CDS encoding methyl-accepting chemotaxis protein — MTTNRAGKTANSKSPAINSTDSVDTERSATNVQLQPLLKAMKAARDGDFSVRLPIENNGLGEIASVFNEWVSLNQSFVNQVDRLACDIGIEGKFGSQAVVKGSKGSWKESLDNLNRMSSHLTAQIESINEVTLAVARGNLSEQLEEQNTGEFKQLTDNANQMIGSLKFSISQMAEVATAVASSSEELTAVSQEMTENVKQTSEQATSASASAEQVNQNTSTIVTAVEEMNASIREIAKTVVQGAKVATDAVKTATRTNQTIDKLGQSSVEIGKVIRVITSIAQQTKLLALNATIEAARAGDAGRGFAVVANEVKELAKQTANATEDISQRIEAIQTDTKSAVDAIAQITDIINQINDLQSTIASAVEEQTVTTNEIARNIAEVAKGTSDIAKNIGIVALNAQSTTDGASNMSQAAIELARMASDLQKVVNQFKY, encoded by the coding sequence AATCGCCTGCGATAAATAGTACGGATTCGGTAGATACCGAACGCAGTGCAACAAATGTACAACTGCAACCGTTACTAAAAGCCATGAAAGCAGCCCGAGACGGTGATTTTAGCGTGCGTTTACCAATCGAGAATAATGGTTTGGGTGAAATTGCGTCGGTTTTTAATGAATGGGTGAGTTTGAATCAAAGTTTTGTCAACCAAGTCGATCGCTTGGCATGCGATATCGGTATAGAAGGGAAGTTTGGTTCTCAGGCTGTTGTCAAAGGATCGAAAGGTTCTTGGAAAGAATCTCTTGACAACTTGAACCGGATGTCGTCACATCTAACAGCGCAGATTGAAAGTATAAATGAAGTCACGCTTGCTGTTGCTCGAGGAAATTTGTCCGAGCAGCTTGAAGAACAGAATACTGGAGAGTTTAAGCAACTTACTGATAATGCCAATCAAATGATTGGCAGCTTGAAATTTTCCATCAGTCAAATGGCAGAGGTTGCAACCGCAGTTGCTTCTTCCTCAGAAGAACTAACCGCAGTCAGTCAGGAAATGACAGAGAACGTCAAACAAACATCAGAACAGGCAACTTCCGCGTCTGCCTCAGCAGAGCAGGTAAATCAAAATACCAGTACAATCGTGACTGCGGTAGAAGAGATGAATGCCAGCATTCGAGAAATTGCTAAAACTGTCGTCCAAGGAGCAAAGGTCGCAACTGATGCCGTAAAAACCGCCACTCGCACAAACCAGACAATTGACAAACTCGGTCAAAGTAGTGTTGAAATTGGCAAAGTCATTAGGGTAATTACTTCGATCGCCCAACAAACAAAGTTACTCGCACTCAATGCTACAATTGAAGCGGCAAGAGCGGGGGATGCAGGTAGGGGTTTTGCTGTCGTCGCCAACGAGGTGAAAGAACTAGCCAAACAAACGGCAAATGCTACCGAAGATATCAGTCAGCGAATTGAAGCAATTCAGACTGATACGAAAAGTGCTGTTGATGCGATCGCGCAAATTACGGACATTATCAACCAGATTAACGACCTGCAAAGCACGATCGCGAGTGCTGTTGAGGAGCAAACAGTTACTACGAATGAAATTGCTCGCAATATTGCCGAAGTTGCCAAAGGAACATCGGATATTGCCAAAAATATTGGAATTGTGGCGCTCAACGCTCAAAGCACGACAGATGGAGCCAGCAATATGTCACAAGCAGCCATAGAGCTAGCTCGTATGGCATCAGATTTACAGAAAGTTGTCAACCAATTTAAGTATTAG